In Propionimicrobium sp. PCR01-08-3, one DNA window encodes the following:
- a CDS encoding DUF3093 family protein, producing the protein MARVIPQWERRYWVPMYLWFGLGLAVVGISTMFMPGMPVVHFGVLFGTVVLVCLLVASIKVSVGADGLVVRSGVIPIPIKKVSPGQIASVEAQVIQPHDWGGWGFAPARDGWAIILRRSPGILVTNTNGRRFAITLPDDDDASQAAAILNSARTPTPATSTRQPS; encoded by the coding sequence ATGGCACGAGTGATTCCGCAGTGGGAGCGCAGGTACTGGGTGCCGATGTATCTATGGTTCGGTCTGGGCCTGGCCGTCGTGGGCATTTCGACGATGTTCATGCCGGGCATGCCCGTGGTACATTTCGGCGTTCTTTTCGGGACCGTGGTGCTGGTCTGTCTGCTGGTGGCGAGCATCAAGGTATCTGTCGGTGCCGACGGCTTGGTCGTACGTTCGGGCGTCATACCCATTCCGATCAAGAAGGTCTCGCCTGGCCAGATCGCATCGGTCGAGGCACAGGTGATCCAGCCACACGATTGGGGCGGCTGGGGATTCGCGCCGGCTCGCGACGGCTGGGCCATCATCTTGAGGCGATCGCCGGGCATCTTGGTGACAAACACCAACGGACGCAGGTTCGCGATCACGCTGCCTGACGATGATGATGCCTCGCAGGCGGCGGCCATCTTGAACTCGGCGCGAACTCCAACCCCTGCTACTTCGACGCGGCAACCGTCGTAA